One Coffea eugenioides isolate CCC68of chromosome 2, Ceug_1.0, whole genome shotgun sequence genomic window, GAATAACAATAGCAAAGGGTATAGTTTGTGTACTTACAATAAATTTCATCGATCTTTCTTTTAGGCGGTATGTAGAAACTTTTATTAGCATGTTGCAATTGAGTTGCAGAGAACACGGCTCTCTAACATACATTGCACATATGCTAGCTATCTCTGTGGGAAACAATATCTTCATTTCCAATAAAAATTACTGGGGAACAGCTGTTTGGAATTCCTCCATTCTAATACCAGTTTCAATGTTTCTTGTTAAGGCTGATACAATTCCTTGTTAACTATAAACACAGGTGAACAAACTATAGGCTAGAATAATACATGATTCCTAGCTCTGCATTATTCATATACTGTTGCAGCTAAAGCCAGCCTTTTTAGCTCAATGGCAAACGAATTTGATGAGCAatattttggaaatcattgcAATTCATTATTGCAAAGCACAAGTACCTTTATATAAGGACATAAACTGCACTAGCAAATGAACAGTTTCACCAAACAGGATGAGGTTAGTTGTTGATCAAAGCTGCATAATTTTGTCTGCATACTAGGATTGGTTGTAACTTGTAAGCTAAAGCAAACTGGGAGATAATAAAAGCCAGAAGTTCAGTTTAAATGTTTAAtaaagggcaaattacactttacccccctATGGTTTAGTGTTTTTTGTACACAACTCTTCTATGATTTCAAAAGCTATGCATAACCTcttcatggtttggattaaaaaGCGTCAAAGTAACAGAATTTGCAATCCATAAtggagtcacctaaaatgtcaaaaatacccccatgaaaagttgaaaattatttattaatcacatgggagttatgtgtatattttgaaaattataaggggattatatgataaaatattaaactataagggggttatgtggtaaaacataaaatcatACGGGGTTAATGCGTCAtatatattatgtttatatattttggtcactttaacattttagatatttttaaaagttcgttacgaatgatcatttccgtcattttaacactttaatccaaatcatgagggaGTTAGGTAtatcttttgaaaccatagaggGGTTATGTataaaaaatactaaatcatagggggtaaaatgtaatttgcccttgaatatttgcaataagcattcattaattttttttttttttttggtgattaaTAGGCTTGTTTGCTAAGGACCAAAGTCGAAACTAGTAGCTAGGAGTTGCCatatgaatattttgaaattgaCATACGTACATTTACGTCCATATTGTTCCTTTTGGAACTATTCTACCCTGCATTTTATAGTCAAATATTCCTGACAAATCTGATAAGACTTTCACCATTGAAGAGAATTTCAATAGATTTTCCCAGTGCTAATATGTTTTTCTGCTTTTAGGTCTTAGAGGCAATTACGACTAAAAATTGCCGAGAGAATTTTCATTTGACATCATTGGCAACCATTGGAGACTCCTTCTTGAAATATGCTACAAGTCAACAACTATTCAAGACACATCAAAATCACAACAATGGTCTTCTTACTGAGGAGAGAACAAAAATCGTCTCCAACCTCGCACTATGCAAGCTGGGATGCGATAAGAAGATATCggtaaaatttccttttttaagTTACTGTTGTATTATAGTGTCCACTATGAATTTTTCATAAGAGAGACTGTCAGGACTCAGGAAGAAAGGTGTAAAGAAAAGTCTACACAAGGAAGAGATATGCAGTCTGGTTTGTGGTGAAATTAAGAAATTGAGTTGAACTGCAATTAATTTCAAGCTGTCTAAAATGAAAAAGGGATTATACTAAGAACTTGAATAGTTTGGATAGATGAAAAGTAGGAGGGAAGGTTGGTGGCATATTGTAGTTGCATCATTACAATATTTAAACTTTTCCACGAGAGTACCACAAAGCAGAGTTATCTACGTTTACTTCGGTTTGAAATATGAGTTCTTCTGAAAACTGTCGTTTCAAGTTTTTCCGGTTTAGATCAGGGTAATAACCGACTTAGTGAACTCAATTTCCTATATGTATTTGATCAATTGAGTTTAGTCCCGTGTAGTTCTTTCAGCTTATAGTAACACTTGTTTTTTGTTCTATGACTTTTGAGTGTCAGATTGTTAATTATCTTTTGAGCATCACCAATAGTGTTCTATCTCCGCCTCTTCATGGTTACATTCGTTATCCACTATATTGACTTGCTCTGCTAATTATTGCATTGAACAATACATACAATCCTTGCTTTTTTTCTCATCTGATTTCAGTTTTAAACTTCAGGGGTTTATCCGCAATGAATGTTTTGACCCTAAAACATGGAGAATTCCTGGTGATAACTCTCAAACCTATACACTGCGGGAAGAAGTGCTTTCAACTAGAATAATTGTTTATGGCAGGGAGAAAAGGATGATTAAAATTAAGACGGTTGCTGATGTAATTGAGGCCCTTATTGGTGTATTCATTTGTACGACAAGTGAAAGAGCAGCCTTAGCGTTTATGAAATGGATGGGTTTTGAAGTTGACTTCGTTTATGTTCAGTACAAAAGGCCAGTCGCTGCAAATCCAGAGAAGCTGGTtgatctcagatttttcaagTCTCTATTGAATCAATACTCATTCCGTGATGCTTCTCTCCTTGTTGAAGCACTTACTCATGGTTCTTACGTGCGACCCGAGAGCCCCACATCCTATAAGGTAATCTTTTCCCTTCCTTTTTCTCATGTTGTTTTGAAGGTAACCCGTTCTAATTGTTTTTTGACGAATTCATGATCTTGTTGGAGATGTCTTCATTGTTTCCTCTGTCTTGTTATCTCAACTTGATTTGATTGTGCATAGGCATGTCATTTCGGTGTGTCAAATGTTCCTGCAAAAGCGTGAAGCACTTAATTCTCGGCTGCTGAAATATCTGCAAAATGTTCCTCATCTGGCTTTAGTGTTTTTCCTCGGTATTGAATTTAGTggttcaagatatatatattgCATCAAACAGAATCTCTTTGATGGGTGTGGTGACATTTAGTGCCATATTTCATACTTAAAGTAGTATCATTAGATGTATTTTAAGGTGGAGTTGATTAGCTATCTACAGATTTGCTAGATCATTCAAGTCTATTTGAATTACCATTTATATTTTGGAGCCACCAGATGAAATCTGAATTGACTACCACTTTAAGAGGGGGAGTCATATTATTACTTGTTTAGTTGATCATAGCCCTGGAGATATATGCTTCTCCACGCATGACTAATCGATAAGGTGCAAAACTAGATATTACATAGGAGGGGTTTGCATGTTTTGGTTCTTCAATAGCTAGATTGCTTGCATGATCCTTATATCATGCACTAGTTTGAATTTGCCAATAGTTCCAAACTGCAGATATCACTGGCATGCCTTCTAGTAAAGATATTATTGTGGATCTTTCATGTTTACATATGTTTCCGTTTCAATGGAATTTGCAGCGTCTGGAATTTCTTGGGGATGCAGTGCTGGACTATCTCATCACCATGCATCTCCACAATGAGCATCCCAATCTGTCTTCTGGATTATTAACAGATTTAAGGTCAGCTTCTGTGAACAATGACTGCTATGCACGAACTGCAATTAAAGCTGGGCTTCATAAGCACATTCTACATGGTTCACAAGCCCAGCGGCGGCGCATTCTTgcaattgttgaaaattttgagcAATCATCACAAGACTCGACTTTTGGGTGGGAGTCAGAGCCAGTAATCAAGGTATCTTTAGTATTTTAGCTGTTGCACAGTGTTGCTTATGATGATATCATGAGCTAATTCTTGATATTTCTTTGAGTAATTAGTTGCTAACAGCCTCGTATTTTTCAGATTCTTGCAGACATTATAGAATCTCTTGCCGGGGCAATATACGTTGATTCTGGATATGACAAAGAGGTTGTATTTAGAAGCATAAAGCCGCTTCTCGAGCCTCTGGTTACCCCTGAGACTTTAAAGCTCCAACCTGTGAGGGAACTGGAGGAATTGTGTGCAAAGGGAAAATTTGTCATGAAGGAGGCTGTCAGATATGACAATGGTGAGATATCCGTCGAGCTTGAAGTTGATGCAAATGGTGCTACTCACACATGTCAGCAATCTGCGGCAAACAAGGATGCAGCAGAAAAAAAAGCAGCCATGGCTATTTTGGAGATGCTAAAGGGAAATGAGTTACACCGGAGGGGCCACGCACAACCCCGCCTGTCTTGAGAAACAGGACAATCAGATTGCCTTTTGGCTGGATCATATACTGTCAAGTAGCCATTTGAACTCAAAGCTTGATCTCGCTAGTTGAAGCACTTGAAGAAGAATCTTGCATGCCTCTCTTGCTCATTCAAATTGGTGATACTTCTCCATGTATcatggggtttttttttttttctttttttaataattGTATTTTCCATTGTCTATTAAGATATGACAAGGTAAGTGTGATTTTATCTATGAGTGCTTACTGTTTAGTGTTGCATAACTTCGGAGATCATATTTTTCGGGCACAAAATGCCTCAATGACTCGCAAACTATTACGAAATTCAGTTTTTGACCCTTTAACTATTAACTGATAAGTTTTAACTCTCCaactaattaaaacataaaattctAACTCTTCTGTCAACTTGAGTTGTTATGTTTTACAGAgaaaatatttaatcaaatacTTTATTTATAACTTACTAGACttgtaaaataaaaaacaacTATGTgaagaaattatcaaataaaacataaattcTTGGATtaaaaaactaccaaaaatcTGACTCCAATAAAACTACTAATAATTAAATAGAAACTTCTTATTTATTGTACATATTCAAAAATGCTTTGTATTGGATTTAGATTTTAGAGTCTTTAGTGCTATTATCTGGTTGTCAAAGGCATTTCGAAAGCAGAACTAAAACCCTTCTCCAACTCCAAGGGTGGCTGAGTGCTTTAAATAaggagattaaaaaaaaatgcatatgTAAAAGTATCTGGTGTTTTGTCATCTGGATCGAGATTTGAGTGCCAATGTGCGCGTTTACTTGCAATGTTAAGGAGAAGTCTTTAACTGCATGTTAGTTCAATTAATAAGGACAAATTATTACCTCACAAAAGATTGTGTTTGGAGTTCGTTGTCAATGTAATGCTAATGCGCGAGTTGTGTTTTcgttataaatgtaaaaattgTATTGATGGATGATTTGCAAGAAGTCTTATAAGCTATCTATAGTCTCGAGACTGTTGATATAAGGGTTATTTTGGTGGACAATGTGTAAAAATTTCTGTAATCAATTCGGAGCGCCGATGTAAGTGCTTGACAAGCGATCTGTAATAGACCCTGTAAATAAACCCTATAGGGCATGTCCCAAGCCGAACCTCTTCAAATCTTT contains:
- the LOC113762904 gene encoding endoribonuclease Dicer homolog 2-like, which produces MESINIVADDNVEAPEQCDQAYEEEQMQYVPPELVGRPGNDSEILYHCYLIALQPDFSCNTMPRDILLATRARLEFDDETLDFELDVPRGSLKIRMKYVRHIKLTSEEVLLCQKFQVTLFRLLIDQNQNKLQEALSGSNENIEHAFLDYLLIPSTGSRENPSIDWTCVRSVLYPQETISDKHMDCCSNRVQGRYVHTKNGLICCCKLQNSLVVTPHNGIIYCTTDTLDDLNSNSLLMLRKGGSVTYKAYFAKQHGITLCFDGEPFIKGKHLFMVQNFLLGCRNQKTKVPTNASVELPPEICEVIMSPISIGSVSSFSYAPSIIQRIESLLIAGNLKRMLMADCMLNDMIPTIKVLEAITTKNCRENFHLTSLATIGDSFLKYATSQQLFKTHQNHNNGLLTEERTKIVSNLALCKLGCDKKISGFIRNECFDPKTWRIPGDNSQTYTLREEVLSTRIIVYGREKRMIKIKTVADVIEALIGVFICTTSERAALAFMKWMGFEVDFVYVQYKRPVAANPEKLVDLRFFKSLLNQYSFRDASLLVEALTHGSYVRPESPTSYKRLEFLGDAVLDYLITMHLHNEHPNLSSGLLTDLRSASVNNDCYARTAIKAGLHKHILHGSQAQRRRILAIVENFEQSSQDSTFGWESEPVIKILADIIESLAGAIYVDSGYDKEVVFRSIKPLLEPLVTPETLKLQPVRELEELCAKGKFVMKEAVRYDNGEISVELEVDANGATHTCQQSAANKDAAEKKAAMAILEMLKGNELHRRGHAQPRLS